The genomic DNA AAAAACTTACTTATAATAACCAAGGAACTATTTTTTATAAAAATTATATTATTCATAGTGATAAAGGTTATTTATTCCCTGAGAAAGGGAAAATAGAACTAAAAAATAGAATAAAATTTTTTGATAAAAATCAAAAAAAATATATTATTCAAACAAATATATTAAACTTTTTTCCAAAAAAGGAAATTATATCATGTAAGCCATATTCTTTAGTCGAAAAAAATAACAACAATTTTTTTCATTCTAAAAATGCATTTTTAAACATAAAAAATAAAATATTTTTATTTAATGATATCAATCTACGATATAAAAATATTTATTTAAAATGTAAGTATCTTTTTTTCAATAAAAGAAAAAATAATGGATTTTTCAAAAAAATAATTTTAAATAATTCAAAAAAAGATTATTTTTTATATGGAAATAATGGTATGTTTAATTTTAATTATAAAAATATTAATATTTTTATAAACAAAAAACCTAAGATTATTATAAAAAAAATAAAAAATTATATAATTATTATAAATTCTAAATATTTAAAAACAGTATTAAATAATAATAATTTTTCTATTAAATCTACTAATAATAAAATAAGGATTCCAAGTAAAAATATTGTAGGTACTTGTTCTTTATTAAAATATCAATCAAAAGAAAATCATGCTCAATTATTTAATAATATAATTATAAAAAAAGATAATGATAAACAGATTATAGGAGATAATATAAATATAAATTTATATAATAAAGGAATAAAGAATTTAATTATAAAAAATATTTTTTTTATAAAAAAAATAGGTAATCAAGAATTTGATCAAATCAAATCAAATTTTATGATAGGAACTTTTAATAAAAATATTTTAAAAAAAATCTTACTGGATGGAAATGTAAATGGAATTATATTTATTCCATCTTTTGGGAAAGAACAAGAAAAAATATTTAATAGATTTTCAGCAAAAAAAATATTTTTAGATATAGAAAATGATAAAATAAAAAAAATTGATTCTTTTGAAAAAATAAATTACGATTTTTTATCTTTTGACAAAAATCTTCCAAAAGATTCAATTTTTCTACCTAAATTTAATTGGATAGATAAAATAAAGTAAAATACTTAAAATATTTTTTTAAGTATAAAAAATATGAGTCTAAAAAAAGAATATCTTCAATATCAAGCTCAAACTCATAATTTTCCAATGAAAATTGAAATTGACCATACTAAAGGTTGTTATCTTTATGGAAAAGATGGAAAAAAATATTTAGATTTTGTGGCAGGAGTTTCCGTAAATGTGTTAGGACATGGAAATAAAAAAATAAAAAATTCTATAAAAAAACAAGTAGAAAAATCTTTACATACTATGGTATATGGTGAATTTATTCATGAAAATTGTGTAAAATTATGTAAAAAAATATCAAAATATACCCCAAAAAATTTAACTACTACCTATTTAGTAAATTCTGGTACAGAAGCAATAGAAGGAGCTTTGAAATTAGCTAAAACTTATACTAAAAGAAATGAAGTTATTGCTTGTAATAATTCTTATCATGGAAGTACTTATGGTTCATTAAGTTTAATGAGTCATAAAAAAAATATTGAATCGACATTATCATCCGTAAAATTTATAAATTTTAATAATAAAAAAGAAATTAATATTATTACAAATAAAACTTCATGTATTATCTTAGAAACTATTCAATGTTCCTCTGGGGTTATTTTACCTGATATTAATTTTTTTAAAGAAATTAGAAATCAATGTAATAAAACAAATACTTTAATAATTTTAGATGAGATACAAACTGGTTTTGGAAGAACAGGAAAACTTTTTGCATTTGAACACTATGATATTTCTCCTGATATATTGGTCATAGGTAAAGGAATGGGAGGTGGTATGCCTATTAGTGCTTTTGTATCATCTTATGAAATAATGAATACATTTTGTAATAATTTTGGATATTTTACTACATTTGGAGGAAATCCAGTATCTGTAAGCGCTTCTTTATCTACTTTAGATCAAATTGTAAATTCAAAAATAATAAAAGAATCCTTATATAAGGAAAAATTAATAAGAAAATATTTAATACATCCTAAAATAATAAAAATTCATGGAATAGGTTTATTATTAGCAATTGAATTACCTAATAAATATTTTGCAGAAAAATTATTAAAAAAATGTATAGAAAAAGGATTAATTCTATTTGGTTTTTTATTTTGTGATTATATGTTAAGAATTACTCCACCTTTAATTATAACAAAACATGAAATTAAAAAAGGATGTTCAATTATTATTGAAAGTTTAAATTGTATAAAATAATAATACATTGAGATTTTTTATTGAATTATCTTATAATGGAAAAAATTTTTTTGGCTGGCAAATACAAAAAGAAGTTAATACAATAGAAAAAAATATAGAATATTGTTTATCAAAACTTTTAAAAAAAAAAATAAATATTATAGGTGCAGGTAGAACAGATAAAGGAGTTCACGCAAAACAAATGTTTGCACATTTTGACTATGATAATAAAATAAAAAGTAATTTTTTATTAAAAAGATTAAATCTTTTTCTACCAAAATCTATAAAAGTAAAAAATATTTTCCATGTAAAAAATAATGTACATGCTAGATTTAATGCAATAAAAAGAATATATAAATATTATATTATTAATGAAAAAAATCCATTTAATCAAGATTTTTCTTGGTATTGTTTTTATTCACTAAATATAAATAAAATGAATATAGCATCTAAAATACTAATGAATTATAAAGATTTTAGTTCTTTTTGCAAGAAAAAAAATAAAGTTAAAATGAATAATAATAATTGTATTATATATCGATCATTTTGGAAAAAAAAAGATAAATATTTATGTTTCACTATTGAAGCTAATAGATTTTTAAGATCTATGGTAAGATCAATTATTGGTACAATTGTTGATGTAGGTAGAGGTAAAATTACTATTAAACAATTTACAAATATTATAAAATCAAAAAATTTTAATTATTGTAGTCCACTTGCTCCTTCTCATGGACTATTTTTAACAAAAATATTGTATCCAAAAAATATTTTTTTATAAAAAAAATTTATAGTCATATACAATAAAATAATTAATGACAATAATATTTAATTATTTTTATTTAATAAATTTTAATTACATTTTATATATGTATCTTTTGATACACTACGTATCCAATTTTCTATTTCATATTTTTTATTTATGTATCTAACTACATTTTCTAAATAGATAGAATCTTTTTCTAAAGAAAAAGGTCTTTCTTTTACAGAATCTAAAAATTTTACAATAAAAAAATAATTATTTTTTTCTCCTTTTATAATATTATTATTATTTAAATTCAATTTTCCAAAATGTTTTATAATTGTATTTTCGTTTACCCAAATTTTTTGATTAAAAAATGAATTAACATTTTTATTATTAAAAATATTGTTTTCAACAATTTCTTCTATTTCTAAATTTTTATTTCTTATTTCATTTTCTAAATTATTTACAAATAATTTTGTATTTATTAATTCATCATTAAAATATTTTTTTTCTATAAAAATATATCTAATATCCAATTCATTATGTTTTATTTTTTCTAATTTTATTAAATAAAATCCATCATTAGTTTCAAAAGGTTCAGATACTTCTTGTTCTTTTAAATAAAATGCTATATTAAATTCTTTTGGAACTTTATTTATTTTAAATGTTTTTATATCAGAAAATAATTTATTATTAGAACAAGGATTTGAGTTTACTTTTTTTCTTATTTCGCTCAAATAATTTAATGTTTTTTTTCTAAAAAAGTTATTTACTTCTGGATAAATAATAATATAGGATATTAAAAATTTTTTTGGGACTAGAATAGTATAATATTTTTTTAAATCATAAAATAAAGATTTAACCTCTTCTGGAGAGATTTCTACATCTTTAGTTATTTCATTAATCATTTTATCTATATATTGTTTATCTATTTCAAAAGAAATTAATTGATCTAAATTTTTATTATTTTTAATATTTGTTATAAATTTAACACGATTTGAATAATCCAATTTATCTATTTCTTTTTTAAGAAATAAATGAATAGATTCTTCTATTTTTTTACTATCAATTTTTATATTTTTATTTTTTTTTGCATGAAATAATATTAATTTTTTAATAATTAAATCATTATTATAAATTGATTTATTATTTAATAAATTTTTACAAAAATTTTTTATTGAATATCCTGAATCTTTAATATCAGATTCTAAAATAATTTCATCTCCAACTACAGCTACAATTTTATCTATCTTTTCTAATTTTGATTCTAAAATTGGTAACCTTGATGAAGAAAAGGATAAATCAATAAAACAAAAAAATGATATAAAAAGTATAAGAAAAATTTTTTTAATCATAATCAAATTTAAATATATAAAAATAATTTTAAAGTTATGATATTACAAGTAAAAAATGTATATAAAAAATATAAAAGTAGACATATAGTAAAAAATGTTTCTATACGAATCAATACAGGAGAAATAATAGGATTAGTTGGACCAAATGGAGCTGGAAAAACTACTATTTTTTATATTATGGCAGGATTAATAAAACCAGATAAAGGAAAAATAATTCTTAATGATGAAAATATAACAAAAAAACCTTTATATGTACGATCTAGAAAAGGAATAGGATATTTATCACAAGAACCTTCTATTTTTAAAAAATTAACCGTAAAAGAAAATATATTATCTATCTTAGAAATGAATAAAAAATTATACAGAGATAGAATAAAAATAACTAAAAAATTAATTTATGAATTTAATTTAGAAAAAATTGAAAATAATTTAGGAGAATCAATTTCAGGTGGAGAAAGAAGAAGAACTGAGATTGCCAGATGTTTATCAATAAATCCTAAATTTATATTATTAGATGAACCTTTTTCTGGAGTTGATCCAATATCTATAGAAGATTTACAAAAAATATTAATTCATCTAAAAAAAAAAAATATAGGTATATTAATAACAGACCATAATGTACAAGAAATATTTTCTATAACAGATCGAATTTATCTTATGTACGAAGGAAAAATACTAAAATATGGATCTTCAAAAGATCTTATTAATAATTCATTAATAAAAAAAGTATATTTAGGAAATCTTTTCAATTTAAAAAAATGAATTTTTTTAAAAAAAAAAATAAAAAGAAAGAAATTAATTTATTTTTAAATGGAACTCCACCTATTTTTAATAAAAAATTATTGAATAGAAAAATATTCGCTGTTGATGGAGCTTATTCGTATTTAATAAATAAAAATATTTATATAGACTATCTAAGTGGAGATTTTGATTCTATTAATAGAAATAAAAATATTTTAGTTAAAAAAAAAATATTTTTTATACTAAAAATCAAAAAGAAACAGATTTTGAAAAAGCTTTAAAAATTATTATTAATAAAGGATTTTTATATGTAAATGTATGGGGTGCTAGTGGAAAAGAACAGGATCATTTTTTAGGAAATTTATCTATTGCATTAAAATATAAAAAAAAATTATCTATTGTATTTTATGATTCTTATTATTCATATTTTTTTATTGGAAAAAGATCTAGTTTTTTTATAAAAAAAAATAAAAAAATATCTTTATTTCCATTCCCAAAAGTATCGAAATTAAAAACAAAAGGTTTAAAATATCATATAAATAATATGGAATTAGGAAAAGATATTGGAATAAGAAATCAGTCTACTAATAATTATATAGAAATAATTTATGAAAAAGGAGATTTACTAATTTTTATAGAAAAATAATTAAAAATTTATTTTATATTCAATTTTTTTATAATATTTTTTACATGTTTAGCTGATTTATGAAATAATTTCATTTCATTATCATTTAATTTTAATTCTATAATTTTATCAACACCATCTTTTCCCAATATTACTGGTACTCCTAAAAATATATCACTTACTCCATACTCTCCATTAAGAAATGAAGAACAAGAAAAAATTCTTTTAGAATCTTTTAATATAGATTCAATCATGTTAACGATAGATACTGATGGTGCAAACCATGCTGATGTCCCTAAATAATTTACTAGTTCTTCTCCTCCTTTTCTGGTTTTATAAATAATTTGATCATTATCTATTTCTGATATAAATTCTTTTATTGGTATTCCTGATACTGACGTATATCGATATAATGGTACCATAGTATCTCCATGTCCACCTAATAATAATGATTGAATATCAATAGGTGACACCCCTATTTTTTTAGATAAAAAAAAACGATATCTAGCAGAATCTAATATTCCTGCCATACCTACTATTCTTGACGAAGAAATATTAGATTTTATATAACTAACATATGTCATAATATCTAATGGATTAGACACAATAATAAATTTAGCATTTGGAGATAAATTAATGACTTCTTTTACTACAATACTTATAATATTACCATTTATATTTACTAAATCATCACGACTCATTCCTTTTTTTCTTGGAATTCCACAAGTAATAACTATTATTTCTGAATTTATTGATGGAGAATAATCATTTGTGTATCCATGAACCTTAGTATTAGATCCTACAAGAGGAATCATCTGAGATATATCTAAACTTTTTCCTTCAGAAATATTTTCTTTTACATCTATTAATATTATTTCATTAACTATATCTTTCTTAGCTAAAAAACTAGCACAATATGCGCCAACATTTCCAGATCCAATTATAGTAATCTTTATTTTATACATAAATTTTTTTATAAATTTGCATAAATTTTTTGATCTTTATTAATTAATCAAAGTATATATTTTTTTATTCTTATGAAGAATATTGATGAATTTCCTAAAAAAGAAAAATTTTATCATAGACATATTGGTTCATCTTATAATGAAATTAAATCTATGTTAAAAACATTAAAATATTCCTCTATTGAGGATTTTATAAAAAAAGTAATTCCAGAAGAAATACGATTAAATAAAAAATTGAATATACCTAATGATATATCGGAATACCAATATTTAAATCATATTAATAATATTGGAAAAAAAAATAAAATATATAAATCTTATATAGGATTAGGGTATAGAAATACTATTCTTCCTAGTGTTATTCAAAGAAATATTTTGGAAAATCCAGGTTGGTATACACCTTATACACCTTATCAAGCTGAAATATCTCAAGGACGTTTAGAAGCATTAATTAATTTTCAAACAATAATATCAGATATCACAAAAATGAAAATAAGTAATGCATCTATGTTAGATGAATCATCAGCCGCTGGAGATGCAATGTTTATGGTTTATAAAAAAAAAATTAAAGAAAAACAAATAAGTAGTAATCATTCTTTTTTTGTTTCTAATGAAACATTACCTCAAATTATAAATGTTCTAAGAACGAGATGTTTTGGCTTAGGAATTGAATTAATAGAAGATCATCATGAAAATATTACGAGTTATTATAAAAATAAAAATTTGTTTGGATTATTAATTCCTT from Blattabacterium cuenoti includes the following:
- the mdh gene encoding malate dehydrogenase — protein: MYKIKITIIGSGNVGAYCASFLAKKDIVNEIILIDVKENISEGKSLDISQMIPLVGSNTKVHGYTNDYSPSINSEIIVITCGIPRKKGMSRDDLVNINGNIISIVVKEVINLSPNAKFIIVSNPLDIMTYVSYIKSNISSSRIVGMAGILDSARYRFFLSKKIGVSPIDIQSLLLGGHGDTMVPLYRYTSVSGIPIKEFISEIDNDQIIYKTRKGGEELVNYLGTSAWFAPSVSIVNMIESILKDSKRIFSCSSFLNGEYGVSDIFLGVPVILGKDGVDKIIELKLNDNEMKLFHKSAKHVKNIIKKLNIK
- a CDS encoding OstA-like protein, yielding MNNFIINGKVHIKYRKYHIFCNKIIYDKNNNKFYGYGKVRVKFNNIKLVSNYFEYCNNNNVPQLKFLGNILLKKNKIKLTAKKINFFVKSKRLQATKNVVFILDKLKLITNKFEYNFLSKKLTYNNQGTIFYKNYIIHSDKGYLFPEKGKIELKNRIKFFDKNQKKYIIQTNILNFFPKKEIISCKPYSLVEKNNNNFFHSKNAFLNIKNKIFLFNDINLRYKNIYLKCKYLFFNKRKNNGFFKKIILNNSKKDYFLYGNNGMFNFNYKNINIFINKKPKIIIKKIKNYIIIINSKYLKTVLNNNNFSIKSTNNKIRIPSKNIVGTCSLLKYQSKENHAQLFNNIIIKKDNDKQIIGDNININLYNKGIKNLIIKNIFFIKKIGNQEFDQIKSNFMIGTFNKNILKKILLDGNVNGIIFIPSFGKEQEKIFNRFSAKKIFLDIENDKIKKIDSFEKINYDFLSFDKNLPKDSIFLPKFNWIDKIK
- a CDS encoding motility associated factor glycosyltransferase family protein — its product is MNFFKKKNKKKEINLFLNGTPPIFNKKLLNRKIFAVDGAYSYLINKNIYIDYLSGDFDSINRNKNILVKKKIFFILKIKKKQILKKL
- the truA gene encoding tRNA pseudouridine(38-40) synthase TruA; amino-acid sequence: MRFFIELSYNGKNFFGWQIQKEVNTIEKNIEYCLSKLLKKKINIIGAGRTDKGVHAKQMFAHFDYDNKIKSNFLLKRLNLFLPKSIKVKNIFHVKNNVHARFNAIKRIYKYYIINEKNPFNQDFSWYCFYSLNINKMNIASKILMNYKDFSSFCKKKNKVKMNNNNCIIYRSFWKKKDKYLCFTIEANRFLRSMVRSIIGTIVDVGRGKITIKQFTNIIKSKNFNYCSPLAPSHGLFLTKILYPKNIFL
- the lptB gene encoding LPS export ABC transporter ATP-binding protein, with translation MILQVKNVYKKYKSRHIVKNVSIRINTGEIIGLVGPNGAGKTTIFYIMAGLIKPDKGKIILNDENITKKPLYVRSRKGIGYLSQEPSIFKKLTVKENILSILEMNKKLYRDRIKITKKLIYEFNLEKIENNLGESISGGERRRTEIARCLSINPKFILLDEPFSGVDPISIEDLQKILIHLKKKNIGILITDHNVQEIFSITDRIYLMYEGKILKYGSSKDLINNSLIKKVYLGNLFNLKK
- a CDS encoding aspartate aminotransferase family protein is translated as MSLKKEYLQYQAQTHNFPMKIEIDHTKGCYLYGKDGKKYLDFVAGVSVNVLGHGNKKIKNSIKKQVEKSLHTMVYGEFIHENCVKLCKKISKYTPKNLTTTYLVNSGTEAIEGALKLAKTYTKRNEVIACNNSYHGSTYGSLSLMSHKKNIESTLSSVKFINFNNKKEINIITNKTSCIILETIQCSSGVILPDINFFKEIRNQCNKTNTLIILDEIQTGFGRTGKLFAFEHYDISPDILVIGKGMGGGMPISAFVSSYEIMNTFCNNFGYFTTFGGNPVSVSASLSTLDQIVNSKIIKESLYKEKLIRKYLIHPKIIKIHGIGLLLAIELPNKYFAEKLLKKCIEKGLILFGFLFCDYMLRITPPLIITKHEIKKGCSIIIESLNCIK
- a CDS encoding motility associated factor glycosyltransferase family protein: MNKGFLYVNVWGASGKEQDHFLGNLSIALKYKKKLSIVFYDSYYSYFFIGKRSSFFIKKNKKISLFPFPKVSKLKTKGLKYHINNMELGKDIGIRNQSTNNYIEIIYEKGDLLIFIEK
- a CDS encoding peptidylprolyl isomerase yields the protein MIKKIFLILFISFFCFIDLSFSSSRLPILESKLEKIDKIVAVVGDEIILESDIKDSGYSIKNFCKNLLNNKSIYNNDLIIKKLILFHAKKNKNIKIDSKKIEESIHLFLKKEIDKLDYSNRVKFITNIKNNKNLDQLISFEIDKQYIDKMINEITKDVEISPEEVKSLFYDLKKYYTILVPKKFLISYIIIYPEVNNFFRKKTLNYLSEIRKKVNSNPCSNNKLFSDIKTFKINKVPKEFNIAFYLKEQEVSEPFETNDGFYLIKLEKIKHNELDIRYIFIEKKYFNDELINTKLFVNNLENEIRNKNLEIEEIVENNIFNNKNVNSFFNQKIWVNENTIIKHFGKLNLNNNNIIKGEKNNYFFIVKFLDSVKERPFSLEKDSIYLENVVRYINKKYEIENWIRSVSKDTYIKCN